One stretch of Psilocybe cubensis strain MGC-MH-2018 chromosome 6, whole genome shotgun sequence DNA includes these proteins:
- a CDS encoding AMP deaminase — MTTVKEPVLEVEAPSPTIGTPTMGSSISGILHIPESKDGFFGYNEEKSLQHIEEKYWAHRRGSDAHSEASHKPILHQQHAVGDVFDEDEENLGKLKQLTGETHAAEVILNAETLHLLQSLQKCLELRDKYMIKSRQRLGDDPRDYDGHFKPLGDDYADVSGVRPDVPALSTSEPKSQQNSFKKWNIYPKPPPPHWHWKDKEVISADGTRKSGDDEFEFANCEIPGEHKGWSYEIDVKGVFQVYDDTEVTVKEEEMKPEKKPAFDIPDIREYFLDLEYVLGVIADGPTKSFAYRRLKYLSSKFTMYSLLNEFQELADMKKVPHRDFYNVRKVDTHVHHSSSMNQKHLLRFIKSKMKRSPNDVVIFRDGQHLTLSQVFESLKLTAYDLSIDTLDMHAHQDSFHRFDKFNLKYNPIGESRLREIFLKTDNYIHGRYLAELTKELMNDLEQSKYQNVEWRVSIYGRSLDEWDKLAKWIVNNKLFSHNVRWLIQVPRIYEVYKANGSVKTYEDIVVNVFKPLFEVTKDPRSHPELHVFLQRVVGFDTVDDESKIERRIHKKFPYPRLWDFPQSPPYSYWLYYMFANMASLNNWRRLRGFNTFVFRPHCGEAGDTDHLTSAFLTSHSISHGILLRKVPALQYLFYLKQIGIAMSPLSNNALFLTYERNPLPDFFKTGLNVSLSTDDPLQFHFTKEPLLEEYSVAAHILKLPQSSLAELARNSVKQSGFEMEVKRHWLGDKWYLPGAAGNDINKTNVPNIRLAYRQQTLLGELDMIKGKSSGPQSSNQSPAVRETILPTADVVAAKTMAKAPA, encoded by the exons ATGACCACAGTAAAAGAGCCTGTTCTCGAAGTCGAAGCACCTTCACCAACAATTGGCACACCGACTATGGGTTCCTCCATCTCTGGCATCCTCCATATCCCGGAGTCAAAGGATGGTTTCTTTGGTTACAATGAAGAGAAGAGTTTGCAGCAT ATTGAGGAGAAGTACTGGGCACACCGTCGAGGATCCGACGCCCATTCTGAAGCGAGTCACAAACCAATCCTTCACCAACAACATGCTGTCGGAGACGTAttcgacgaagatgaagaaaaccTGGGTAAACTCAAGCAACTTACTGGAGAGACCCATGCCGCAG AGGTAATCCTGAATGCAGAGACTTTACACCTTCTTCAATCGCTTCAGAAATGTCTTGAGCTACGCGACAAGTATATGATCAAATCGCGCCAGCGCCTCGGTGATGATCCGCGCGACTATGATGGGCATTTCAAACCACTGGGCGACGATTACGCGGACGTGTCTGGTGTTCGTCCCGATGTCCCGGCACTCAGTACCTCTGAGCCCAAGTCACAGCAAAATTCGTTCAAGAAATGGAACATATATCCCAAGCCGCCACCACCTCACTGGCATTGGAAGGATAAGGAGGTCATCAGCGCTGACGGGACGCGTAAATCGGGCGACGACGAATTCGAATTTGCAAATTGCGAAATTCCAGGAGAACATAAAGGGTGGTCGTATGAGATTGATGTAAAGGGTGTATTTCAAGTCTACGACGATACTGAAG TTACGgtcaaggaagaagagatGAAACCGGAAAAGAAGCCTGCATTCGATATCCCAGATATCCGCGAATACTTCCTCGACCTTGAATATGTTCTCGGCGTCATCGCGGATGGCCCAACCAAAAGTTTTGCATACCGCAGATTGAAATATCTTTCGAGCAAATTCACTATGTATAGTCTTTTGAACGAATTTCAAGAACTGGCGGATATGAAG AAAGTTCCTCATCG TGACTTTTACAATGTGCGTAAAGTGGATACCCACGTTCATCACTCGAGCAGCATGAACCAGAAACATTTGCTACGCTTTATCAAGTCCAAAATGAAGCGCAGCCCCAAC GATGTGGTCATTTTCCGAGATGGGCAACATCTGACTCTATCGCAAGTGTTTGAATCGCTCAAGCTGACGGCATACGATCTTTCCATCGATACCCTTGACATGCACGCTCATCAGGACTCTTTCCATCGATTCGATAAATTCAATCTGAAGTATAATCCTATCGGAGAATCTCGCTTGAGGGAGATCTTCCTCAAAACTGATAATTATATCCATGGCCGCTATCTTGCAGAACTTACGAAAG AGTTGATGAATGATTTGGAACAGAGCAAATACCAG AATGTGGAATGGCGTGTCAGTATTTATGGCAGAAGCCTAGACGAGTGGGACAAACTGGCGAAATGGATCGTTAACAATAAACTGTTCTCGCACAATGTTCGATGGCTTATACAAGTACCTCGAATCTACGAGGTTTACAAGGCGAATGGTTCCGTCAAAACATACGAAGATATCGTCGTTA ATGTCTTCAAGCCTTTGTTCGAAGTCACAAAAGATCCCAGAAGCCACCCTGAACTTCATGTCTTCCTCCAGCGTGTAGTCGGATTCGACACTGTCGATGACGAGTCGAAGATCGAACGGCGAATCCATAAGAAGTTCCCCTATCCAAGGTTATGGGATTTCCCCCAATCACCTCCATACTCTTACTG GCTGTATTACATGTTTGCTAACATGGCCAGTTTGAACAATTGGCGACGACTACGTGGTTTCA ACACCTTTGTTTTCCGACCTCACTGTGGTGAAGCAGGAGATACCGACCATCTCACATCCGCTTTCCTTACCTCTCATTCCATTTCGCACGGAATCCTGCTGCGCAAGGTACCAGCACTccaatatcttttctatttgAAGCAGATCGGCATCGCTATGAGCCCTCTCAGCAATAATGCACTATTCCTGACATATGAGCGGAATCCTCTGCCCGACTTTTTCAAGACCGGGTTGAACGTCAGTTTGAGCACTGATGATCCTTTGCAATTCCATTTCACCAAG GAACCGCTACTGGAGGAGTACAGCGTCGCCGCCCAT ATTCTTAAGCTGCCTCAAAGTTCTTTGGCCGAACTCGCCCGCAACTCGGTGAAACAGAGCGGGTTTGAGATGGAAGTCAAGCGGCACTGGCTCGGCGACAAGTGGTACCTCCCGGGCGCTGCTGGCAACGACATCAACAAG ACGAATGTGCCGAACATCAGATTGGCGTACCGCCAGCAAACCCTTCTGGGTGAGCTGGACATGATCAAGGGGAAATCTTCTGGGCCGCAGAGCTCGAATCAGAGCCCAGCTGTGCGAGAGACTATTTTGCCTACTGCCGACGTTGTAGCTGCCAAGACGATGGCGAAGGCACCTGCGTAA